The following are from one region of the Capsicum annuum cultivar UCD-10X-F1 chromosome 1, UCD10Xv1.1, whole genome shotgun sequence genome:
- the LOC107841067 gene encoding pectin acetylesterase 11-like, producing MMPFVHDLHVLVFVCRRMTTFMLALLACLAVFCTTHVLGAKDDLYINRTILKSATAQGAVCLDGSPPAYHLDRGHGTGLRSWIIYLDGGGWCDSIPDCLNRSTMYLGSTKKMGQKGLFAGILHNTSQQNPEFYNWNRVRVKYCDGSSFTSDVEQVDSDNKLYFRGARIFKAVMEDLWSKGMKNAENAILSGISAGGLATILNCDKFKCLIPENARVKCIADAGFFINGKTIYGTSYIQEMYRRIVNLHGSAKNLPLACTASMEPSLCFFPQNVVPFVQTPLFIINSIYDYWQINNTLIPPYLDPQHAWKDCICHINNCTFGQRIVIQAFGVEFLKTFEELPPSLTRGYFLTSCYSHGGILSPAYWSNNARPLTLLNKTINEAVADWYFEREGSQYIDPHPYVRDCKLVKLCNE from the exons ATGATGCCTTTTGTACATGATTTACACGTACTTGTTTTTGTCTGTCGGAGGATGACAACATTTATGTTGGCATTGCTAGCATGTCTAGCAGTATTTTGTACAACTCATGTTCTCGGGGCCAAGGATGATTTGTACATCAATAGAACAATACTCAAAAGTGCAACCGCCCAAGGTGCAG TATGTCTAGATGGAAGTCCACCAGCGTATCATCTGGACAGGGGACATGGTACCGGACTTCGCAGCTGGATTATCTACTTGGAT GGAGGTGGTTGGTGCGACAGTATCCCGGATTGTCTTAATCGTTCAACTATGTACTTAGGTTCAACCAAGAAGATGGGTCAAAAAGGTCTTTTCGCTGGGATACTTCATAATACTTCCCAACAAAATCCAG AGTTTTACAATTGGAACAGGGTGAGGGTGAAGTATTGTGATGGTTCGTCTTTCACAAGTGACGTTGAACAAGTTGACTCT gACAACAAGTTGTATTTTAGAGGGGCAAGAATATTTAAGGCTGTTATGGAAGATTTATGGAGCAAAGGAATGAAAAATGCTGAAAAT GCAATTCTATCGGGAATATCAGCAGGAGGATTAGCAACAATTTTGAACTGCGATAAGTTTAAATGCCTCATTCCAGAGAATGCCCGAGTTAAGTGTATTGCCGATGCTGGCTTCTTTATCAATGG GAAAACAATCTATGGTACTTCATATATCCAAGAGATGTATCGGAGAATTGTTAACCTACAT GGATCAGCTAAGAATTTACCCTTAGCTTGCACGGCTTCAATGGAACCAAGTTTG TGTTTTTTCCCTCAAAATGTTGTTCCATTTGTTCAGACTCCACTTTTCATAATCAATTCAATCTATGATTACTGGCAG ATTAATAACACTTTGATTCCTCCATACCTTGATCCTCAACATGCCTGGAAAGATTGCATCTGTCACATAAATAATTGCACATTTGGCCAACGTATAGTTATTCAAG CCTTTGGAGTGGAGTTCTTGAAGACGTTCGAGGAACTACCCCCTTCTTTAACGAGGGGTTATTTCCTCACGTCTTGCTATTCACACGGTGGAATTCTTTCACCGGCCTACTGGTCCAACAATGCTAGACCTCTAACGTTACTTAATAAG ACGATCAATGAAGCTGTGGCGGATTGGTATTTTGAGAGAGAAGGATCTCAATATATTGACCCGCACCCGTATGTTAGAGACTGCAAGTTAGTGAAATTATGTAATGAATAA